TCGATAAATTGACTAAAAAAGAAGCTTTGATGCGTACTCGTGAGCTTGAAAAACTTGAGCTTTCTATGGGTGGTATCAAGGATATGGGTGGTCTTCCAGACGTATTGTTTGTTATCGACGTTGATCACGAGCGTATTGCAATCAAAGAAGCCAACAAGCTAGGTATCCCTGTTATCGGTATCGTTGATACCAACAGTGATCCAGATGGCGTTGACTACATCATTCCAGCTAACGATGATGCGATTCGTGCGGTTCAGCTTTATGTTACAGCTTTCGCTGACGCGGTTCTTGAAGGCCGTTCTGCAACCGCTGGTAGCGCTGACGAATTCGTTGAAGTAAACGAAGCTGCTGAAGCGTAAGCAAACTTTCGAGTTTGTTCTGGTTTCTAAAGGGAGGTTGAGAGTCTCACCTCCTTTTTTAAATTTGAATTGGTATAAGAGGATTTAACATGGCCGCAGTATCTGCAGCATTGGTAAAAGAGCTACGTGAACGTACTGGTCTTGGCATGATGGAGTGTAAAAAAGCACTTGTCGCTGCCAATGGTGATATCGAAGTAGCGATCGAAGAGCTTCGTAAATCTAGTGGTATGAAGGCCGCTAAAAAAGCAGGTCGTACTGCAGCGGAAGGAACCATCGTGATGCGTGTAGCAGACGATGCTTCTTACGGTGTGTTGGTTGAGGTAAACTCTGAGACTGACTTTGCTTCTCGTGACGAAGGTTTTGTTGCCTTTGCAAATAAAGTTGCTGATGTTGTATTCACCACCAAAGAGACCAACATGGAAACCTTGTTGGCTGGTGAGATCGGCGAAGCTCGTGAAGCTTTGGTTCAAAAGATCGGTGAAAATATTACGCCTCGTCGTGCGGTTGTCGTTGAAGGTGGTTTAATCGGTGGTTATCTACATGGTAACGGTCAAATCGCTGTATTGACTCAGCTAGAAAACGGCTCTAACGAATTGGCGAAAGACGTTTCTATGCATGTTGCAGCAGTTGCCCCTCGCGTTGTTAAAGGCGAAGACATGCCTGCTGACATTCTTGCAAAAGAAGAAGAAATCATCCGTGCACAGCCAGACATGGCTGGCAAGCCAGCAGAAATCGTTGATAAAATGATTGTTGGTCGTATGAAAAAGTTCTTGGCTGAGAACAGTCTTGTAGAGCAGCCTTTCGTTAAGAACCCAGAAATTAAAGTGGGTCAATTAGTGAAAGATGCCGGCGCTACTGTCACTTCTTTTGTTCGCCTTGAAGTGGGTGAAGGTATTGAAGTGGAAGAAGTAGACTTTGCAGCAGAGGTTGCAGCACAACTTAAGGGTTAATTCTTAATTGTGTGAATGTTTAAAAAAGGGGCAGCTTGACTGCCCCTTTTTATGAAAGTTGGATGCAAAAGAGTCATTTGCAGGTGATCTCAATGCTCTATTGAATAAACTAGTCCAGGCCGGAGGTGGGTATGCCAAAAGAAAAGAATCCAAATTACAAACGTATTTTGCTTAAGCTGAGTGGCGAAGCCTTGATGGGTGATGAGTCTTTCGGTATAGACCCTAAAGTATTGAATCGTATCGCATTGGAAATTGGCCAGTTACGCGGTATTGGAGTGGAAGTTGGTATTGTCATTGGTGGCGGTAACTTGTTTCGTGGCCAAGCTTTGAGCCAAGCAGGTATGGATCGTGTGACGGGTGATCACATGGGTATGTTGGCAACAGTAATGAATGCGCTGGCAATGCGTGACGCTTTGGAACGCGCTAATATCGCTACCCGTGTTATGTCGGCCATTACCATGACGGGTATTGTTGAGCCTTACGATCGTCGTCGCGCTATGCGTCAAATGAAAGAAGGTGATGTGTTGATTTTTTCTGCTGGTACCGGCAACCCGTTTTTTACCACTGACTCTGCTGCTTGTTTGCGCGGTATTGAGATTGATGCGGACGTGGTATTAAAAGCGACGAAAGTGGATGGCGTTTATTCGGCGGATCCTATGAAAGACCCTGATGCCGTCAAATATGATAAGTTAGGTTACGATGAAGTGCTTGATAAGCAATTAGGGGTGATGGATTTGACCGCTATTTGTTTGACCCGTGACCACAGTATGCCAGTGCGAGTCTTTAATATGAACAAGCCAGGAGCCTTGGTAAATATCATGGTTGGTGGCAATGAAGGTACAGTGATTGAGTGAGGAAGTTATGATTAACGAAATTTTGAAAGACGCAGAAGAGCGCATGTCAAAAGCCGTGTCTTCAGTTGAGTCGGCATTTAAAAAAATCCGTACAGGTCGTGCACACCCAAGCCTATTAGATCCAATTAAAGTGAACTACTACGGTGCTGATACACCGCTTAGCCAAGTGGCTAATATCACGGTGGAGGATGCTCGTACTTTGGGGATTTCTCCTTGGGAAGGAAATTTAGTACCTGAGATTGAAAAAGCCATCTTGAAGTCGGATTTGGGTTTGAACCCTTCTACCACGGGTAATCTTATTCGAATTCCTATGCCGGCATTGACGGAAGAGACTCGCCGTAACTATTTTAAGCAAGCAAAATCGGAAGCGGAAAATGGTCGTATTGCAATCCGTAATATACGTCGTGATGCGAATACTAGCCTAAAAGATTTGGTAAAAGAGAAAGAAATCTCTGAAGACGAAGAACGTCGTGGCCAAGATCAAGTACAGAAAGTCACTGACAAGTTTGTTGCGCAAGTGGAAGAGCGTCTTGCGGCAAAAGAAAAAGACTTGATGGAAATTTAATGAGAAGGGCGAGCTTGTCTCGCTTTTTTTATTGGCTAGGAATGATATATGTCTGAATCGGTTGACGGCAGTGCAGTCACTGTAGTCGGCCCTGCGCATATTGCCATTATTATGGATGGTAATAATCGTTGGGCGAAAAAGAAACTTTTACCAAGTATTGCGGGCCATACCGCTGGCGCCGCTGCGGTGCGGCGTACCGTCGAGGCAGCGGCGCGTTCTGGTGTAAAAGTACTAACTTTATTTGCGTTTTCCAGTGAAAATTGGAAGCGTCCACAGACGGAAGTGGACGGTTTAATGGGATTGTTTATGCGCTCTTTGAAAAAAGAGTTGAAACGCCTTAATACCCATAAAATTAAGTTGCGAGTCATGGGAGATGTTTCAGGCTTCAGTAAGGGACTGCAAGAACAGATTCGTGCAACGGAAGAGGCGACCCAGGATAATGATCATATGACCCTGGTGATCGCAGCTAATTATGGCGGTCGTTGGGATATAGCTCAAGCTGCTAAAGCGTTAGCAGTGGATGTGGCAGCAGGTCGATTGGATGCTAAAGACATTTCCGAAGAAACACTGGCTCAGCATATTCAACTGGCAGACCTTCCAGAACCGGATCTGTTGATTCGTACGTCAGGAGAAGAGCGTATCAGCAATTTCATGTTGTGGCAGTCAGCCTATACGGAATTTGTATTCTTGCCGGTATTGTGGCCGGACTTTGAGCAACAAGATTTTGATGAAGCCATTCGAATTTATCAAAATCGTCAGCGTCGCTATGGTGGACGATAATCATGTTACTTCCTCGTATTTTCAGTGCCGTAGTGATGGCGTTTCTATTCCTTTTCGCCGTTTTTTTTCTTGGCGCGCAAGCTTTCTCTTTATCTATGGCCGCTGTTGTGGTGTTGGCAGCTTGGGAATGGGCAAGTTTGTCTGGGGTTAAAAACCAATCCTTGCGAGTTTTGTTTGCGCTCTTAGTGGCCGCTTTTTGTTATATGACAGCTCGAGCCGACTGGTTGACTATGAGTGTAATGTTGAGTCCCTTGCTGTGGTGTTTGGCTTTATATTGGGTCATTCGTTATCCAACGCCTTTGTTATGGCAGCAAACGCCAGTAAGGCTGTTGTTTGGTGCTTTGGTGATGGTGTCGACTTGGGCTGCTTTAGTGGTGTTGAAGCAATCCGCTGATTTTGTGACTTGGGTATTATTGTTAATGGGTCTGATTTGGGGTGCAGATTCAGGCGCCTATTTTGCGGGTCGTCGCTTTGGCAAGCGCAAGTTGGCTCAATATGTTAGCCCGGGGAAATCATGGGAAGGGGTTTTTGGCGGGATAGTGTTAACGCAAATTGGCGTGGCTGTTTTCAGTTTCTGGCAGCTTTATACAACTCAGGATTGGTTGTTGTTAGCTTTGGTCGCCTTGGTCACTACCGCCGTATCTGTGTTGGGTGATTTAACCGAAAGTTTGTTTAAGCGCTATGAAGGGATGAAAGACTCTAGCCACTTAATTCCTGGTCATGGTGGTGTGATGGATCGAGTGGATAGTTTGGTAGCAGCGGCGCCTATTTTTGTTGTCTTCTTAATGTTGACTGGTTGGTTGTAAATGCAGGGTATTTGTTTATTAGGTGCGACTGGTTCTATTGGTCAAAGTACGTTAGATATCATTGCGCAGCATCCTGATAAGTTTCGCTTGGTCAGTGCGTCGGCAAATGTCAGTGTCGATAAAATGGCACAGATTTGTCGTCGTTTTAAACCTCAAAGAATTGTGATGGGGTCACAACAAGCCCGCGATGAATTAGCGACTCTATGCGCAGAGTCATCCACTTCGTTCGAATGGGGTGATGAAGCTTTGCAGAGCATTGTTGCGGATGCACAAGTTGACCAAGTCATGGCAGCTATTATGGGGTTTGCCGGTTTAAAACCAACCCTTGCTGGTATTCGTGCAGGTAAGCGTATTTTATTGGCCAATAAAGAATCCTTGGTGACCGCTGGTAAGCTGTTTATGGATGAAGTGGCGCAAAGTCAGGTTATGCTGTTACCGATTGACAGCGAGCACAATGCCATTTATCAAAGTTTACCTCAGCATAAGGCGGGGGCTCATAAACAGGATGTGGATAAAATTATTTTGACCGCATCTGGTGGTCCATTTCGTACTTGGTCATTAGATGAGATGGCTAATGTCACTCCAGCTCAAGCCTGTAAGCATCCTAATTGGTCGATGGGGCAGAAAATTTCCATTGATTCGGCTTCTCTGATGAATAAGGGGTTGGAGTTAATTGAGGCTTGCTGGTTGTTTGATGTGACTCCTGATGATGTCGAAGTAGTGATTCATCCTGAAAGTATCATTCATTCTATGGTGTCTTATCGGGATGGTTCTGTGATTTCGCAAATGGGCAATCCGGATATGAAGATTCCCATCGCCTATGGTATGACTTGGCCAAATCGCGTTGAAACTAATGTGCCTTCTTTGAATCTAACGCAAGTGGCTAAATTGCATTTTGAAGCGCCTGATTTACAGCGTTTTCCTAATTTGCAATTGGCTGCTGATGCTTGGTTTATGGGGGGGACAGCAATGGCAATATTAAATGCAGCGAACGAAGTGGCGGTGGCGGCTTTTCTTCAGCACCGAATTGGTTTTTTGCAAATAGCAGAAGTAAACCGAACTGTGTTGGAGCAAGCAGATATTCGATCTGTGAATCAGCTTGACGATGTTTTTGAAGCGGATGCGGCTGCGCGATTGTTGGCTGAACAATGTATTTCATGTGGTGAAAAATAATGCTGCAAAATATTCTTTCGATTGTGATTGCGTTGGGTGTACTGATTACCTTTCATGAATTTGGTCACTATTACATAGCGCGACGTTGTGGTGTCAAAGTGCTGCGTTTTTCTGTGGGCTTCGGTAAGCCGATTTATCGTTATGTAAGTAAGAAAACGGGTACTGAATTCACCTTAGCCATGATTCCGTTAGGTGGTTATGTGCGCATGTTGGATGAGCGAGAAGGGAATGTCCCTGATGCTCTGAAGCATCAAGCTTTTACGCAAAAGAATGTTTGGCAGCGTATTGCGATTGTTGCCGCTGGGCCTTTGGCGAATTTTATTCTTGCAGTAGCGATTTATGCCTTGGTAGCCCTATTAGGAATTCAAAGCTTAGCACCGAAAGTAGGCCATATCATAGACAATTCCCTAGCTGCGCAAACTCAATTACAAGAAGGTGATGAGTTAGTAGAAATCGCTGGTGAGGCAGTTTCTTCTTGGGAAGAGGTGAATTTAGCGCTGGCGGGCTTGATTGGTCAAACAAGAACTATTATCGTTCGCTATCGCGCAGAAGGTCTGTCTAGCATTCAGCAAGACCAGGTGGTGTTGAATCGCTGGTTGGTGGGTGAAGAGCCCAGTAACTTAATTCAATCCTTTGGCCTCTTACCTTGGCAACCAAAAGTGAAGCCGGTGATTGCGCAAGTGGTGGATTCAGGAGCGGCCCAAGCGGCAGGCTTTATGGTTGGAGATGTGATTACTACCATCAACGATGAAGCGATGGACAGCTGGCAGCAGGTTGTAAAGAAAGTGCAAACCAGCCCAAGTGATGAGCTGACAGTAGTAGTATTAAGGCAAGGACAAAGTAAAACGTTATTTTTACAACCTGATGCGACGGAGCGTGATGGTAAATTGGTCGGTTATGCGGGTTTGGCTGTTGTACCGCCTAAATGGGACGAAAGCTTAATTCGTGAGCGTCATTACGGTGTGTTTGCAGCCATGGTTTATGGCGTTGAACAAACCGCAAAAATGATCTCTTTGACCATAGGGTCGATTGGTAAGATGCTGCAAGGGTTAATTTCTCTGGATAACTTATCCGGTCCTATTACCATTGCAAAGGTGGCAAGTGCTTCTGCGGATTCTGGTCTGCAATCGTTTTTAAAGTTTATGGCTTACCTAAGTGTGAGTTTAGGTGTGTTAAATTTGCTGCCTATTCCTATGTTGGATGGTGGGCATTTGTTGTTTTTTGGAATAGAAGCAATTCGTCGTAAGCCAGTGTCAGAAAAGATACAGGGCATGGCTTATCGAGTTGGCGCTTCGTTATTATTTGCCTTAATGGCCGTTGCCATTTTTAATGATATTGCCCGCTTGTAGAGAGGTATATGTGAGAGTCGTTTTAGCTGTATTGTTGGCTTTTTTCAGTGTGTATAGTGTTGCCAAAGCGGTTGAGGACGTTCGAATAGATGGTTTAGTACAAATGCCATCGTCTCGGGCTTTTGATTTGATCGGTTTTAATGAAGATCAGTCATACGACTCAAATAAGGTATATGAAGCCATTAGTGCTTTGTTTGATACAGGTTTTTTCAGCGACATTGATGTGCTGGAAGAGAATGGTGTGTTGGTATTTAAGGTGGTAGAACGCCCATCTATAGGTAACTTGACCATCGAAGGCAATGAATTGGTGAAAACCGAAGATTTAGAGCGTGGCTTACAGTTGTCAGGATTGGAAATAGGTGAAATTTACAAACCTGAGACCTTGAACCAGATTACTCAAGAGCTTCAGCGTCAATATTATGCGTTAGGTCGTTACAGTGCCAAAGTAGATATTGATGTGGAAGACATGCCACGTAATCGTATCGCCATTAAAATTAATATCGACGAAGGTGATACGGCTAAAATCGTTCACATTAATATTGTGGGTAACAAGGCTTTTGATGAAGAGACCTTAACCAAAGATTTTGAATCCCGTGAAACGGGTTATTGGAACCCTTTCAGCTCTGCAGATGAATACGCTAAGGCAAAAATTCAGGGCGACATTAATACTCTAAAGAGCTTTTATCTGGACAATGGTTACCTAGATTTTCAAGTGGTTTCCAGTCAGGTCAGTTTGTCTGCGGATAAACGTGATGTCTATATCGTCATTAATGTGAATGAAGGCCTACCTTATTATCTAAATAACGTCACTCTGAGTGGTAGCTTACCGATTTCGGAAGACAGGGTATGGAAGCGAATCTCGCAGAAAAAAGGTGATCTCTTTTCGCGTAGTCAAGTGACAAAAATCATCGAAGGTATCTCAACTGAGCTTGGTGACGATGGTTATTTATTTACCAATGTCAATGTGATTCCTGAGAAGTTGGATGATCATACAGTAAATTTGAGTTACCAAATTACCCCTGGACCTCAAGTTTATGTGCGCCGCATAACTTTTAGTGGTAACAGTGAAACTCAAGACGAAGTATTGCGTCGTGAAATGACACAATTTGAAGGTGCATTAGCCACGCATTCGAAGATTCAATCTTCTAAGCGTCGTATTGAGCGTCTTGGTTTCTTCGGTAATGTGGACTTACGTACGCGGCCTGTGACTGGCACCACGGATCAGGTTGATATCGATGTTGTGGTAGAAGAGCAAGCGTCTGGAAGTATTCAAGCCAGTATTGGTTACTCTCAGGAAGACGGTACCGTGTTGGGTTTTGGTATCTCCAAACGCAACTTCTTAGGTACAGGCAATAAGCTTTCTTTTAAAGCGTCAAGAACCGATCAGACGGATAACTATTCTATTAGTTATGATAATCCCTATTTTACTGTTGACGGCGTGAGTCGAGGCTTTCAGATTTTTTATCAAGCCAGTGATCATGCAGATGATGATGTTGAAGATTACGATCTCGATGAAATTGGAGCTGGTGTGACTTATGGTTATCCGATTTCTGATACCCAACGTCTAACCTTTGGTATGACGATAAAAGAAAGTACCGTTCAGCTGGGTAGCGAGCCGTCTAATGAGACCGAAAATTATATTGATAAATATGGTGATAATTACGATGACCTGATTGCTAGTTTGACCTGGTCCGATAATGACTTGGTTGGTGGTGTTTTGCCAACGGACGGATACTCGACTAAAGCTTCAATGGAAGTGTCGCTACCAGCGGGTGATCAGGAATACTACAAACTGGGCTTAACCTCTCAGCGATACTGGAGTTTTACAGAGTCCAACCTTTGGTTGTTCCGTTTAAAAGGACGCTTAGGATATGGTTCTGGTTACGGTGATAGTGAGGAATTACCCTTCTTTGAAAACTATTATGCTGGTGGTGCTTATTCGGTACGTGGTTTTGGTGCCTCTTCTCTTGGTCCTCAAAACTCATATGATGATTCCAGCACTAGCACATCTGCTTTGGGCGGTAACATCTTGATTACTGGTACGGCCGAGTTCATTTTCCCATTACCTATGGTCGAAGATCATAAATCAGTTCGTACTTCTTTCTTCATGGACGCAGGTAACGTGTTTACAGATAATTGTTTAGCGGCCAATACTCAGTGTAACGAAGGTGTCGACTTGTCTGAGATTCGTTATAGTGTGGGCTTGAGTTGGACCTGGATTACGCCGATTGCCCCCTTGTCCTTTAACTTTGCACGACCACTTAATGCTCAAGATGGCGACAGTACTGACTCTTTCCAGTTCCAGTTAGGTACCACATTCTGATTCCGTTTACGGTAGCAAGAATAATGTAAATGTTTAAAGAGGATTTGTGATGAAAAGAATGATAATGGCTCTGTGTTCGCTATTGATTACGGTAAACGTGCAGGCGACGGAAGTTGCGGTGGTGGATTTTAGGGCGGCACTTTTACAAAGCAATATTGGTCAAGAAGCAGCCAAAGAGCCGCAACAAAAAATTCAAGCAATGGATGCCAGATTGCAAAAAGCACAAGACGATTTAAAAGCAGCAGATGAAGCATTAAAGCGAGAAGAGTTAACTTTAGCGCCAGAAGAGTTTAATAAGCGTCGTAGAGAATTGGTACAACGTCAAAATGGCATTCGAAAAATGGCTGCCCAAATGCAACAGCAAGCCAAAATATTGGAGAAAAATCTAATAGACAGTCTAACGCCAAAAGGTGAGGCGGCATTAAAATCTATTATTGAAGAACGTAAACTAGACTTAGTCCTCAATAGGCAGCTAAGCTTGTATGCAAATAGTGAATCTGATATCACCAGTGAATTGGTGGAACGCATTAATAAGGATAATTAATATATGAGTTACTCGCTAGGGCAATTGGCTGAGAAAGTTGGTGGTTTGGTAAAAGGTGACAAGCAGCTTGTCATTGAAAAATTAGGAACCCTTGCAAAGGGGACGAAAAACGAATTGAGCTTTTTGGCCAATCCTAAATACCAAAGTCAGCTTGCCAATACTCAAGCGGGTGCTGTTCTTGTTAAAACTGAGGAACTTGCAGCCACCTTAGACAACGCCATTATAGTTGCCAATCCTTATCTTGCCTTTGCTCAGCTTACCCATCTCTTTGTTCCACAAACAGAATCTTGGCAAGGGGTTCATCCTTCTGCAGTGATTGCCGACAATGTAACCTTGGGCAGTAATGTGGTAATTGGCCCCAATGCCGTCATAGATGCAGGCGTGATTATAGGTGACGATTGTGTCATCGGAGCCAATAGTGTGGTCAGTTGTGGCTGTACTTTGGGGCAAGGAACGCGTTTATACCCCAATGTAACCTTTTACCATGATGTGCATGTGGGGGCAGAGTGTATATTCCACAGTGGCTGTATTGTTGGGTCTGATGGTTTTGGTTTTGCGCCCAATAACGGTGAATGGGAAAAAATTGATCAATTGGGTGGGGTTGTTATTGGCGATCGTGTTGAAATCGGCTCAAATACAAGCATTGACCGAGGTGCCATTGAAAATACCCAAATTGGCAGTGGTGTTAAGATAGATAATCAAGTTCAAATTGCTCATAACGTAGTAATTGGTGATAATACTGCAATAGCTGCGAATGCAGCGATTGCAGGAAGTGCAAAGATAGGTGCTTTTTGTACAATTTCTGGTTGCGTAGGGATTGTAGGTCATATCACGATTACAGATCATGTTCATATCACAGCGATGAGTATGGTAAGTAAATCGATTCCAGAAGCGGGCTCATATTCCTCTGGCATGGGGATGGAACCAACGTCCAGGTGGCGTCGTTCGGTGGCTCGCTTTAGACGAATCGATAGTATGGCGAAGCAAATTACAACACTGGAAAAGAAAATTAATAAGCTTTCAGAAAAGGTTGATGTTTAAATGATGGACGTAAATGAAATTCGTCAGTATTTACCTCATAGGTACCCATTTTTATTAGTTGATCGTGTTGTTGAGTTAAATCTGAACGATTCCATCGTGGCATATAAAAACGTGACTGTAAACGAACCATTTTTCAATGGTCATTTTCCTGATCATCCCGTTATGCCGGGTGTGCTGATTATTGAAGCCATGGCACAAGCCGCAGGCGTACTTGGTTTTAAAACCATGGACAAAACGCCAGAAGATGGTTCTATTTATTACTTTGTTGGTTCAGATAAAGCACGTTTCAAGCGTCCTGTTGTGCCAGGTGACCGTTTGCAATTAGAGGCCAAGATTCTGACTGAGAAACGTGGTATATGGAAATTTGAGTGTCAAGCAACCGTAGATGGCGAGTTAGCATGTTCTGCAACCATAATGTGTGCTGATAGGAAGTTATAGTGGCGATACATCCAACGGCTTTAGTTGACCCTAATGCGGATCTTGATCCAAGTGTTGAGATTGGTCCCTTTAGCGTTATTGGAGCGAATGTCAAAATTGGGGCTGGTAGTATTATTAAATCTCATGTTGTGATTAATGGTCACACAGAGATAGGTGAAAATAATGAAATTTACCAGTTTGCTTCAGTTGGAGAAGCGAACCAAGACAAAAAGTATAAGGGTGAACCAACGCGTTTGCTGATTGGTGATAATAACGTTATTCGTGAAAATGCCACCATTCACCGTGGCACCATACAAGATCAAGGCATTACGGTTATAGGCAGTGGTAACTTGTTTATGGCCAGTACCCATGTTGGTCACGATTGTGTTGTTGGTGACAACAATATAATGGCCAATTACGCCGCATTAGCAGGCCATGTCAAAGTGGGTGATAATGTTATTTTGGCTGGCTATACCGGAATTCATCAATTTTGTCAGGTGAACTCCTTTAGCATGTGTGGCATGGGCTCTATGGTGACGAAAGATGTACCCAGATACGTAATGGTGTCTGGTAATCCAGCTAAAGCTCATGGTATGAACTTTGAAGGTATGCGTCGTCGTGGCACACCGAAAGAAGTGATTAGAGCGCTACGTAACGCTTATAAAAGTGTTTACCTGAAAGGGCAGACTCTTGAAGCCGTTCTGAACGAACTAGAACAAAGCGCAGATTTTGCGATTTCTGAAGTGGCTGAATTTGTCGCTTCTATTCGCAAATCTGAGCGTGGGATTGTGCGATAGTTTCCCCGTAAAAAGAAAACCCCGGAAGTATTCGGGGTTTTTTTGTTATTAGAGGTTGTATTAATGAAAGTGGCGTCAACAGTACGTTACGTATTGGTTGCAGGTGAAGCGTCTGGGGACATTCTTGGCGCGAATTTGATTAAGCATCTAAAAAACCTGCAACCGGAAGCAATATTCGAAGGCATTGGCGGGCCCTTGATGGAAGCCGAAGGTCTGACTAGCATGGTTCCTATGGATCGTTTGTCCGTTATGGGGCTAGTAGAAGTGTTAGGTCGTCTCAGAGAATTGTTGGGAATTCGCAAACGACTTTATCAAACTTGCGTTGACAATCCGCCTACTGCATTCATTGGTATTGATTCCCCTGACTTTAACTTACCTTTAGCAAGAAAGTTGAAACTAGCTGGGATTCCAACCGTGCATTATGTTAGTCCATCCGTTTGGGCTTGGCGTCAAAAACGTATTTATAAAATTAAGCAATCGGTTGATCTAATGTTGGCATTGTTTCCATTTGAAATGCCCATTTATCATCAACATCAGATTCCAGTAACCTGTGTTGGTCACACTTTGGCTGATGACATTCCATTACAAAGTGATGCAACAGAAGCGCGTCAAAAACTAGGCTTGGAAAAGGTGGATGGGCCTATATTTGCGATTTTGCCTGGTTCGCGAGAAGGAGAAGTGTCTCGCCTTGCGCCCTTATTTGCTGAGACGATTAAGTTGATTAAGCAAAGGCAGCAGGATGCTACCTTCATTATACCAGCGGCCAATTCAGCGCGGCGAGAACAAATTGAAAAAATTTTGGCTGAGACGCAAGCTGACGCTGTGATTATTGATGGGCAATCCCGAACCGTCATGGCAGCGGCGGATGCCATTTTACTGGCGTCCGGAACGGCTGCTTTGGAAGCCATGTTGGTTAAACGTCCTATGGTAGTTGCTTATAAAGTGAATCGTTTAACCTATGAGATTATGAAACGTATGGTCAAGGTGCCTTATGTGTCCTTGCCAAATTTATTAGCGAATGAAACCTTGGTGCCAGAGTTATTACAAGATGAAGCGCAGCCAGAAAGTTTGGCGACGCGATTATTGCAAACATGGCAGTCCTTCCAGCAGGATAAACAGATCCAACAAAAGTACGTGGATTTGCACAACATGTTGCGTAAAAATGCAGGTGAGCAAGGGGCTCAGGCTATTGTGACTATGTTGGCGGAGAAACAAGCAATGCAGGTGGAGAAACAAGCTTGATGGAAGCCTTTGTTAGTCAGGTTTACTTTGGTGATTTGCTCGCAGGCGTTGACGAAGCAGGACGAGGTCCGCTTGCTGGTGAGGTTGTCGCCGCCGCCGTGATTCTGGATCCGCAACAACCCATTGCGGGATTAGCGGATTCTAAAAAACTGTCAGAAAAGAAACGTGAGGCTTTGTATTTAGAGATTAAAGAAAAAGCCTTGAGTTATGCTATTGCCAGTGCTTCTGTGGCAGAAATTGATCAGTTGAATATTTTGCACGCCAGTATGCTGGCTATGTCTCGAGCGGTTGAGCAATTATCTATCAAAGCTGAGCATGCGTTAATTGATGGCAATCGCGTGCCAGCCAATCTGAGTTGTTCTGCAGAAGCTGTGGTAAAAGGAGATGCTCGTCATGCAGCT
The window above is part of the Marinomonas sp. THO17 genome. Proteins encoded here:
- the bamA gene encoding outer membrane protein assembly factor BamA yields the protein MRVVLAVLLAFFSVYSVAKAVEDVRIDGLVQMPSSRAFDLIGFNEDQSYDSNKVYEAISALFDTGFFSDIDVLEENGVLVFKVVERPSIGNLTIEGNELVKTEDLERGLQLSGLEIGEIYKPETLNQITQELQRQYYALGRYSAKVDIDVEDMPRNRIAIKINIDEGDTAKIVHINIVGNKAFDEETLTKDFESRETGYWNPFSSADEYAKAKIQGDINTLKSFYLDNGYLDFQVVSSQVSLSADKRDVYIVINVNEGLPYYLNNVTLSGSLPISEDRVWKRISQKKGDLFSRSQVTKIIEGISTELGDDGYLFTNVNVIPEKLDDHTVNLSYQITPGPQVYVRRITFSGNSETQDEVLRREMTQFEGALATHSKIQSSKRRIERLGFFGNVDLRTRPVTGTTDQVDIDVVVEEQASGSIQASIGYSQEDGTVLGFGISKRNFLGTGNKLSFKASRTDQTDNYSISYDNPYFTVDGVSRGFQIFYQASDHADDDVEDYDLDEIGAGVTYGYPISDTQRLTFGMTIKESTVQLGSEPSNETENYIDKYGDNYDDLIASLTWSDNDLVGGVLPTDGYSTKASMEVSLPAGDQEYYKLGLTSQRYWSFTESNLWLFRLKGRLGYGSGYGDSEELPFFENYYAGGAYSVRGFGASSLGPQNSYDDSSTSTSALGGNILITGTAEFIFPLPMVEDHKSVRTSFFMDAGNVFTDNCLAANTQCNEGVDLSEIRYSVGLSWTWITPIAPLSFNFARPLNAQDGDSTDSFQFQLGTTF
- a CDS encoding OmpH family outer membrane protein produces the protein MKRMIMALCSLLITVNVQATEVAVVDFRAALLQSNIGQEAAKEPQQKIQAMDARLQKAQDDLKAADEALKREELTLAPEEFNKRRRELVQRQNGIRKMAAQMQQQAKILEKNLIDSLTPKGEAALKSIIEERKLDLVLNRQLSLYANSESDITSELVERINKDN
- the lpxD gene encoding UDP-3-O-(3-hydroxymyristoyl)glucosamine N-acyltransferase produces the protein MSYSLGQLAEKVGGLVKGDKQLVIEKLGTLAKGTKNELSFLANPKYQSQLANTQAGAVLVKTEELAATLDNAIIVANPYLAFAQLTHLFVPQTESWQGVHPSAVIADNVTLGSNVVIGPNAVIDAGVIIGDDCVIGANSVVSCGCTLGQGTRLYPNVTFYHDVHVGAECIFHSGCIVGSDGFGFAPNNGEWEKIDQLGGVVIGDRVEIGSNTSIDRGAIENTQIGSGVKIDNQVQIAHNVVIGDNTAIAANAAIAGSAKIGAFCTISGCVGIVGHITITDHVHITAMSMVSKSIPEAGSYSSGMGMEPTSRWRRSVARFRRIDSMAKQITTLEKKINKLSEKVDV
- the fabZ gene encoding 3-hydroxyacyl-ACP dehydratase FabZ — translated: MMDVNEIRQYLPHRYPFLLVDRVVELNLNDSIVAYKNVTVNEPFFNGHFPDHPVMPGVLIIEAMAQAAGVLGFKTMDKTPEDGSIYYFVGSDKARFKRPVVPGDRLQLEAKILTEKRGIWKFECQATVDGELACSATIMCADRKL
- the lpxA gene encoding acyl-ACP--UDP-N-acetylglucosamine O-acyltransferase — translated: MAIHPTALVDPNADLDPSVEIGPFSVIGANVKIGAGSIIKSHVVINGHTEIGENNEIYQFASVGEANQDKKYKGEPTRLLIGDNNVIRENATIHRGTIQDQGITVIGSGNLFMASTHVGHDCVVGDNNIMANYAALAGHVKVGDNVILAGYTGIHQFCQVNSFSMCGMGSMVTKDVPRYVMVSGNPAKAHGMNFEGMRRRGTPKEVIRALRNAYKSVYLKGQTLEAVLNELEQSADFAISEVAEFVASIRKSERGIVR
- the lpxB gene encoding lipid-A-disaccharide synthase gives rise to the protein MKVASTVRYVLVAGEASGDILGANLIKHLKNLQPEAIFEGIGGPLMEAEGLTSMVPMDRLSVMGLVEVLGRLRELLGIRKRLYQTCVDNPPTAFIGIDSPDFNLPLARKLKLAGIPTVHYVSPSVWAWRQKRIYKIKQSVDLMLALFPFEMPIYHQHQIPVTCVGHTLADDIPLQSDATEARQKLGLEKVDGPIFAILPGSREGEVSRLAPLFAETIKLIKQRQQDATFIIPAANSARREQIEKILAETQADAVIIDGQSRTVMAAADAILLASGTAALEAMLVKRPMVVAYKVNRLTYEIMKRMVKVPYVSLPNLLANETLVPELLQDEAQPESLATRLLQTWQSFQQDKQIQQKYVDLHNMLRKNAGEQGAQAIVTMLAEKQAMQVEKQA